The following nucleotide sequence is from Novosphingobium sp. KA1.
GCCCGCTCATGCCGAGCGCAGGCAGGACAAAGGGCAGGTGCGAGACGAAACGGGGGGAAAGCATCGGAGGAAATCCTCAAAAACACATAGGAGACTGCGGGCGAGAACCCGCAGACAATCAGTAGATGTCGCGGAGGTAGAGGCCCGCTTCGGCCATCGCGTCGAGGCGGTCCTCGCCAAGTGCCATGCGCAGGGCAGCATCGACCGCCGGGGCCATGCCCTGCAGGCTGCCGCACACGAGAATGGCCGCGCCCCGGTCCACCCATTCGGCGATGTCCGGCGCGGCATCGGCAACCAGGTCCTGCACGTAGCGCCCGCAATCGGCATCCCGCGACCAGGCGCGGTCGAGCCTGGTCAGGGTGCCGTCCGCCAGCCAGCCTGCGAGTTCATCGGCGAGCAGCGCGTCATGGGCCCGGTTTCGCTCGCCAAGCAGCAGCCAGTGGCCGCCCTGCCCGCTACAGGCTGCCTGTCGCAAGTGGCTGCGAAGGCCGGCGATACCGGTGCCGTTGCCGATCAGGATCAACGGGCGAGGCTCTCGCGGGGTATGAAAACCGCTGTTCGAACGCAACCGCATCGCGGTCGTGCTGCCGATCGCGGCATGGACCGTCAGCCACCCCGAACCATGCCCGAGCGTGCCGTCGCTGCGAGTGACCTGACGAACGATGAATTCGATGCGGCCATCGGCGGGAATCGAAGCGATCGAATACTCGCGGTGGCTGACCGGCGCACCCTCCACCGCTCCCCCGGGAAGCACTTCGGCGATGTCGCCCGCCCGCCAATCAGCCGCCTTGCCGTCGGCAGGCTCCAGCGCCACCCGGTAGACCGGCCCGCCTGCCGAGCCCGGGTTGAGCAATTCGCGTTCGACCAGGCGCCAGGGGCGGTCCGTCTCGCCAGCCCAGGCCCCGGTATCCTTGGCGCCAAGGAGGGCAAGGTTGTGCTGCCAGCGGCCATGCGCGGCAGGATCCTCGCCGTCGACTTCAATCGTCTCGAACAGCGGCGTCGCGCCGCCCGAGCGCAGCCAGCCGTCAACCTTATGGCCGAACGCGCAGAACTCGGCATATTCGCGGTCGCCCAGCGCCAGTACGGCATAGTCGAGATGCGCCACGCTTGGCGGCGCCGCCATGGCCTGTCGGGCGAAGCGGCGCACGGTGTCCGGCGGCTCGCCCTCGCCATAGGTGCTCACGACAAAGAGCGCGCGCTCCGCGCCGGCCAGTTGCCCCTCGTCGAGCGAGGCCAACGGCACCAGTCTTGCCCCGCCGAGGGCCGCCGCGGTCTGCCGCGCAAGGCGCTCCGCGCCGCCGGTCTGGCTGGCATAGGCGACCAGTGTCGTGGCGTTTGTGCCCTCAACATCGGCGGTGGCTTCCGCCTGTACCGCGCGCTTGCGACGGCGGCGGGCGAAATAGAGCAGCAGTCCGGTCACCGTGAACAACGGCATCGTCAGGCTTGTGATCAGGATGACGATACGTCCGGGCAGGCCGAATATCGCGCCGCGATGCACCTCGTACATGCTGGAGGCGACAACAGTGCCGAGCGGCTTGTCGGCATAGCGTTCAACCTTGAGCACATGACCGGCGGCAAGGTCGATGCTGTAGTCGTCGGTCATCCGATCGTGCCGCGCGCCGGGCAAAAGCACCCGGAAACGTCCCTCCGATCCAGTCTCGGGCATCGTCACCTGGACCGCATCGAACCGCCCGCCGGTCGCCGTCATCAATGTCGGCCAGGCGCGCGCCAGCGAAGTCGCGGCAGGCGCCGTTTCGCCTTCGATCTCACCGGCTGGCCGCCTGCCTTCGTGGCCGCCATCCGACACCTTGCCGGTCAACACATATTGCGCGCCCTCCCGGTACCATTCGTAGGACCACCATAGACCCGTCAGCGCGGACAGCAGGTAGGCCAGTGCCACCCACGTTCCGATCACGACGTGCAGCGCGCGGTAGAGATTGCGCCCGCTCTTGCGCCAGTCGAGCACCAGCCACGCCCGCCAGTCGAGCGCACGGCGCGGCCAGCGCAGATAGATACCGGAAAGCGCGAAGAACAGCAGCGAGATCGCGGCGAACCCGGTGATCTGGCGCCCGATCCCGCGCGGCCCCTCGGGCAAGGCCAGCCAACGGTGGATATTCTCGACCGTCTGGAAAAAGCCCTCGCCGTTCGCCTTGCCGAGCAGGCGGCCATCGCGCGGATCGACACGGGCGCGTTCGCCCCGCTTGCCCTTTTCGAGCGCAGCGAAGCGGACTTCCCAGGCGCTGCCGGCATCCGCCGCGACCGTAAACCGCTCCACCCGCTCGCCGGGACGCTGCGCCTGCACCCGCGCCAGCACCGCC
It contains:
- a CDS encoding sulfite reductase flavoprotein subunit alpha; this encodes MARRVLFQVHWFLGITAGLVLAVMGITGATLSFENEIMRALSPGVVRLAPDGRVALSPQAVLARVQAQRPGERVERFTVAADAGSAWEVRFAALEKGKRGERARVDPRDGRLLGKANGEGFFQTVENIHRWLALPEGPRGIGRQITGFAAISLLFFALSGIYLRWPRRALDWRAWLVLDWRKSGRNLYRALHVVIGTWVALAYLLSALTGLWWSYEWYREGAQYVLTGKVSDGGHEGRRPAGEIEGETAPAATSLARAWPTLMTATGGRFDAVQVTMPETGSEGRFRVLLPGARHDRMTDDYSIDLAAGHVLKVERYADKPLGTVVASSMYEVHRGAIFGLPGRIVILITSLTMPLFTVTGLLLYFARRRRKRAVQAEATADVEGTNATTLVAYASQTGGAERLARQTAAALGGARLVPLASLDEGQLAGAERALFVVSTYGEGEPPDTVRRFARQAMAAPPSVAHLDYAVLALGDREYAEFCAFGHKVDGWLRSGGATPLFETIEVDGEDPAAHGRWQHNLALLGAKDTGAWAGETDRPWRLVERELLNPGSAGGPVYRVALEPADGKAADWRAGDIAEVLPGGAVEGAPVSHREYSIASIPADGRIEFIVRQVTRSDGTLGHGSGWLTVHAAIGSTTAMRLRSNSGFHTPREPRPLILIGNGTGIAGLRSHLRQAACSGQGGHWLLLGERNRAHDALLADELAGWLADGTLTRLDRAWSRDADCGRYVQDLVADAAPDIAEWVDRGAAILVCGSLQGMAPAVDAALRMALGEDRLDAMAEAGLYLRDIY